From Scomber scombrus chromosome 9, fScoSco1.1, whole genome shotgun sequence, one genomic window encodes:
- the elf2a gene encoding ETS-related transcription factor Elf-2a isoform X1, which yields MTSVVVSDGGGNIVEYVTVVEESQQCEQQPVEEEEEEEEEVVQQEVEAVIVGEVEDEEEEEEEGVVLQEEGCPAVIVEEVPSAQVEECYSAQVLVYDDETYLMQDVADEQEVVTEVAENVEMSGHDMVCFDKTFEAAEALLHMESPGGLHNERNTAEDVMMETVVEVSTECGPIEEEESFPIPPDCEPAAKKKRGGRKPKTHQPASNGSFDLGIKKRPREGKGNTTYLWEFLLELLQDKNTCPRYIKWMQREKGIFKLVDSKAVSKLWGKHKNKPDMNYETMGRALRYYYQRGILAKVEGQRLAYQFKDMPKNIRVIDDEDEAEEAEEGEGVVSSQQGPASLGANSPAATQPQQTYVTVIPSNATSRPLRAMPVVMTNSLGQLTLNNSSILTTTAGVPVTVTNANTPKLVIQALPTMLPGGSKAGEKITIITIPANQLATLMQANSSGHLTQLIHAKPLATQLAQATIKTAAAPSLQLAAAAAAGRPQLILAKPAGAVAQALPQFSIQVHQHHPAPPKSPTQPPKPSSSQPDAAQSEAPPASSPPAASAQTPAS from the exons ATGACCTCGGTGGTAGTGTCAGACGGTGGAGGGAACATAGTGGAGTATGTCACCGTGGTGGAGGAGTCCCAGCAG TGCGAGCAGCAGCctgttgaggaggaggaggaggaggaagaagaagtggtgcagcaggaggtggaggcgGTGATCGTGGGGGAGgtggaagatgaggaggaggaagaggaggaaggggtggTGCTGCAGGAGGAGGGCTGCCCGGCTGTGATCGTGGAGGAGGTGCCCAGCGCTCAGGTGGAGGAGTGCTACTCGGCGCAGGTGCTGGTGTACGACGACGAGACGTACCTGATGCAGGACGTGGCCGACGAACAGGAAGTGGTCACTGAAGTGGCGGAGAACG tggAGATGTCGGGTCATGACATGGTGTGTTTTGACAAAACATTCGAGGCAGCCGAGGCTCTTCTTCACATGGAGTCTCCCGGAGGACTGCACAACGAACGcaacacag CAGAGGACGTGATGATGGAGACGGTGGTGGAGGTGTCGACAGAGTGTGGCCccatagaggaggaggagtcctTCCCCATCCCTCCTGACTGTGAGCCCGCTGCCAAGAAGAAGAGAG GAGGACGTAAGCCAAAAACACACCAGCCTGCATCCAACGGTTCCTTTGACCTGGGCATCAAGAAGAGACCGAGGGAGGGAAaag GCAACACCACCTACCTGTGGGAGTTcctgctggagctgctgcaggaTAAAAACACCTGTCCCCGCTACATCAAGTGGATGCAGAGGGAGAAAGGTATCTTCAAACTGGTCGACTCCAAAGCCGTGTCCAAACTGTGGGGGAAACACAAGAACAAGCCCGACATGAACTATGAAACCATGGGCCGAGCCTTGAG gtATTACTACCAGCGCGGCATCCTGGCCAAGGTGGAGGGTCAGCGGCTGGCCTACCAGTTCAAAGACATGCCCAAGAACATCCGGGTGATCGATGACGAGGATGAGgcggaggaggcagaggagggcgAGGGCGTGGTGTCGAGCCAGCAGGGGCCCGCCAGCCTGGGGGCCAACTCCCCCGCCGCCACCCAGCCTCAGCAGACATACGTCACCGTCATCCCCAGCAACGCCACCAGCAG GCCCCTCAGAGCGATGCCAGTGGTCATGACTAACTCTCTGGGTCAGTTGACGTTAAACAACTCCTCCATCCTCACCACCACCGCGGGGGTCCCAGTAACGGTAACCAACGCCAACACCCCCAAACTGGTCATCCAGGCGCTGCCCACCATGCTGCCTGGCGGCTCCAAAGCGGGCGAGAagatcaccatcatcaccatcccagccaatcagctggcCACGCTCATGCAGGCTAACTCATCGGGCCATCTGACGCAGCTCATCCATGCTAAACCTTTGGCTACACAGCTAGCGCAGGCAACCATCAAAACAGCCGCCGCCCCGTCACTGCAGctggcggcagcagcagcagcgggcCGGCCGCAGCTCATCCTGGCAAAGCCAGCAGGGGCGGTGGCTCAGGCGCTGCCGCAGTTCTCCATACAGGTCCACCAGCATCACCCAGCTCCACCCAAAAGCCCCACCCAGCCCCCAAAGCCCTCCAGCAGTCAGCCGGATGCAGCGCAATCAGAGGCTCCACCCGCCTCCAGCCCGCCTGCAGCATCAGCACAAACCCCAGCATCCTGA
- the elf2a gene encoding ETS-related transcription factor Elf-2a isoform X2, with the protein MTSVVVSDGGGNIVEYVTVVEESQQCEQQPVEEEEEEEEEVVQQEVEAVIVGEVEDEEEEEEEGVVLQEEGCPAVIVEEVPSAQVEECYSAQVLVYDDETYLMQDVADEQEVVTEVAENVEMSGHDMVCFDKTFEAAEALLHMESPGGLHNERNTEDVMMETVVEVSTECGPIEEEESFPIPPDCEPAAKKKRGGRKPKTHQPASNGSFDLGIKKRPREGKGNTTYLWEFLLELLQDKNTCPRYIKWMQREKGIFKLVDSKAVSKLWGKHKNKPDMNYETMGRALRYYYQRGILAKVEGQRLAYQFKDMPKNIRVIDDEDEAEEAEEGEGVVSSQQGPASLGANSPAATQPQQTYVTVIPSNATSRPLRAMPVVMTNSLGQLTLNNSSILTTTAGVPVTVTNANTPKLVIQALPTMLPGGSKAGEKITIITIPANQLATLMQANSSGHLTQLIHAKPLATQLAQATIKTAAAPSLQLAAAAAAGRPQLILAKPAGAVAQALPQFSIQVHQHHPAPPKSPTQPPKPSSSQPDAAQSEAPPASSPPAASAQTPAS; encoded by the exons ATGACCTCGGTGGTAGTGTCAGACGGTGGAGGGAACATAGTGGAGTATGTCACCGTGGTGGAGGAGTCCCAGCAG TGCGAGCAGCAGCctgttgaggaggaggaggaggaggaagaagaagtggtgcagcaggaggtggaggcgGTGATCGTGGGGGAGgtggaagatgaggaggaggaagaggaggaaggggtggTGCTGCAGGAGGAGGGCTGCCCGGCTGTGATCGTGGAGGAGGTGCCCAGCGCTCAGGTGGAGGAGTGCTACTCGGCGCAGGTGCTGGTGTACGACGACGAGACGTACCTGATGCAGGACGTGGCCGACGAACAGGAAGTGGTCACTGAAGTGGCGGAGAACG tggAGATGTCGGGTCATGACATGGTGTGTTTTGACAAAACATTCGAGGCAGCCGAGGCTCTTCTTCACATGGAGTCTCCCGGAGGACTGCACAACGAACGcaacacag AGGACGTGATGATGGAGACGGTGGTGGAGGTGTCGACAGAGTGTGGCCccatagaggaggaggagtcctTCCCCATCCCTCCTGACTGTGAGCCCGCTGCCAAGAAGAAGAGAG GAGGACGTAAGCCAAAAACACACCAGCCTGCATCCAACGGTTCCTTTGACCTGGGCATCAAGAAGAGACCGAGGGAGGGAAaag GCAACACCACCTACCTGTGGGAGTTcctgctggagctgctgcaggaTAAAAACACCTGTCCCCGCTACATCAAGTGGATGCAGAGGGAGAAAGGTATCTTCAAACTGGTCGACTCCAAAGCCGTGTCCAAACTGTGGGGGAAACACAAGAACAAGCCCGACATGAACTATGAAACCATGGGCCGAGCCTTGAG gtATTACTACCAGCGCGGCATCCTGGCCAAGGTGGAGGGTCAGCGGCTGGCCTACCAGTTCAAAGACATGCCCAAGAACATCCGGGTGATCGATGACGAGGATGAGgcggaggaggcagaggagggcgAGGGCGTGGTGTCGAGCCAGCAGGGGCCCGCCAGCCTGGGGGCCAACTCCCCCGCCGCCACCCAGCCTCAGCAGACATACGTCACCGTCATCCCCAGCAACGCCACCAGCAG GCCCCTCAGAGCGATGCCAGTGGTCATGACTAACTCTCTGGGTCAGTTGACGTTAAACAACTCCTCCATCCTCACCACCACCGCGGGGGTCCCAGTAACGGTAACCAACGCCAACACCCCCAAACTGGTCATCCAGGCGCTGCCCACCATGCTGCCTGGCGGCTCCAAAGCGGGCGAGAagatcaccatcatcaccatcccagccaatcagctggcCACGCTCATGCAGGCTAACTCATCGGGCCATCTGACGCAGCTCATCCATGCTAAACCTTTGGCTACACAGCTAGCGCAGGCAACCATCAAAACAGCCGCCGCCCCGTCACTGCAGctggcggcagcagcagcagcgggcCGGCCGCAGCTCATCCTGGCAAAGCCAGCAGGGGCGGTGGCTCAGGCGCTGCCGCAGTTCTCCATACAGGTCCACCAGCATCACCCAGCTCCACCCAAAAGCCCCACCCAGCCCCCAAAGCCCTCCAGCAGTCAGCCGGATGCAGCGCAATCAGAGGCTCCACCCGCCTCCAGCCCGCCTGCAGCATCAGCACAAACCCCAGCATCCTGA
- the nocta gene encoding nocturnin, whose translation MNPTRRCSALLSQLCVSSLGGPTTRRPFTPAAVSAPAVARRCETGVRGGRGGANGTGAQLKPSGASTPGAAAVCPMGGSNSSRLFGTMAQSLNSAPLAHPETYPEENPDQEEMAQMDPDQLLRECEEALLRRPARPHRDLVYPSGTAPCGHKHNPSIRVMQWNILAQALGEGKDGFIRCPLEALKWQERKYLILEEILTYRPDILCLQEVDHYYDTFQPILASLGYHGSFLAKPWSPCLDVEQNNGPDGCALFYRRSRFSLQSTAHLRLSAMMLPTNQVAIVQTLHCRVTGRRLCVAVTHLKARSGWERLRSAQGADLLQRLRSITCGSGGQSETVSCKDPLVVCGDFNADPSEDVYRRFSSSPLGLDSAYKLLSSDGQTEPAYTTWKIRPSGESCSTLDYIWYSQEALGVECLLDIPNEEQIGPDRLPSFHYPSDHLSLLCDISFREEPHRLM comes from the exons ATGAATCCAACTCGTCGCTGTTCGGCTTTATTGAGCCAGCTGTGTGTCTCTTCGCTGGGGGGGCCGACTACCAGAAGACCGTTCACACCGGCAGCGGTCTCAGCCCCGGCGGTAGCGCGGCGCTGTGAGACCGGTGtccgaggaggaagagggggtgCCAACGGGACCGGTGCCCAACTGAAGCCGAGCGGAGCGTCCACACCTGGGGCAGCAGCAG TTTGTCCAATGGGaggcagcaacagcagcagattgTTCGGTACGATGGCCCAGTCCCTCAACAGCGCCCCCCTGGCCCACCCAGAGACATACCCGGAGGAGAACCCAGACCAGGAGGAAATGGCTCAGATGGACCCAGACCAGCTGCTCAGAGAGTGTGAGGAGGCCCTGCTGAGGCGTCCAGCCAGGCCACACCGGGACCTGGTCTATCCCAGTGGCACAGCGCCCTGCGGCCACAAGCACAACCCTTCCATCAGAGTCATGCAGTGGAACATACTGGCACAAG ctCTGGGTGAGGGGAAGGACGGCTTCATTCGTTGTCCACTGGAAGCTCTTAAGTGGCAGGAAAGGAAGTACCTGATCCTGGAGGAGATCCTCACCTACCGCCCCGACATCCTGTGCCTACAGGAAGTGGATCACTACTACGACACTTTCCAGCCCATCTTGGCCAGCCTGGGTTACCATGGCAGCTTCCTGGCCAAACCATGGTCCCCCTGTCTGGATGTAGAGCAGAATAACGGCCCCGACGGCTGCGCTCTGTTCTACCGCCGCTCTCGCTTCTCCCTCCAGTCCACAGCTCACCTGCGACTGTCGGCCATGATGCTGCCCACCAACCAGGTAGCCATCGTGCAGACGCTGCACTGCCGGGTAACAGGCCGGCGGCTGTGTGTGGCCGTCACACATCTGAAAGCTCGCAGTGGTTGGGAGAGGCTGCGGAGCGCGCAGGGAGCCGACCTGCTGCAGCGCCTGAGAAGCATAACGTGTGGGAGCGGCGGACAGAGCGAGACGGTGTCCTGCAAAGACCCGTTAGTGGTTTGCGGGGACTTTAACGCAGACCCCTCAGAGGATGTTTACAGACGCTTCAGCTCTTCCCCCCTCGGACTGGACTCTGCCTACAAGCTGCTGAGCTCTGATGGACAGACGGAGCCGGCCTACACCACCTGGAAGATCCGCCCCTCTGGAGAGAGCTGCAGCACACTGGATTACATCTGGTATTCCCAGGAGGCCTTAGGTGTGGAATGCCTGTTGGACATTCCCAATGAAGAGCAGATCGGTCCAGACCGCCTCCCCTCTTTCCACTACCCCTCTGACCACTTATCACTGCTCTGTGACATCAGCTTCAGGGAGGAGCCTCATAGGTTGATGTAg